One stretch of Rattus norvegicus strain BN/NHsdMcwi chromosome 12, GRCr8, whole genome shotgun sequence DNA includes these proteins:
- the Ap1s1 gene encoding adaptor-related protein complex 1, sigma 1 subunit → MMRFMLLFSRQGKLRLQKWYLATSDKERKKMVRELMQVVLARKPKMCSFLEWRDLKVVYKRYASLYFCCAIEGQDNELITLELIHRYVELLDKYFGSVCELDIIFNFEKAYFILDEFLMGGDVQDTSKKSVLKAIEQADLLQEEDESPRSVLEEMGLA, encoded by the exons ATG ATGCGATTCATGCTACTGTTCAGCCGGCAGGGAAAACTTCGGCTACAAAAATGGTACCTGGCCACCTCagacaaggagaggaagaaaatggtCCGAGAGCTCATGCAGGTCGTTCTGGCTCGAAAGCCCAAAATGTGCAGCTTCCTGGAGTGGAGGGACCTCAAAGTTGTCTATAAGAG ATATGCCAGTCTCTATTTCTGCTGCGCCATCGAAGGCCAAGACAATGAGCTGATCACCCTGGAGCTGATCCACCGATACGTAGAGCTCTTGGACAAGTACTTCGGCAGC gTATGCGAGTTGGACATCATCTTCAACTTTGAGAAAGCGTACTTCATCCTGGATGAGTTTCTGATGGGCGGGGACGTCCAGGACACATCCAAGAAGAGTGTCCTCAAGGCTATCGAGCAGGCTGACCTGCTGCAGGAG GAGGATGAGTCGCCGCGCAGTGTCCTGGAGGAGATGGGCCTGGCATAG
- the Ap1s1 gene encoding adaptor-related protein complex 1, sigma 1 subunit isoform X1, with the protein MMRFMLLFSRQGKLRLQKWYLATSDKERKKMVRELMQVVLARKPKMCSFLEWRDLKVVYKRYASLYFCCAIEGQDNELITLELIHRYVELLDKYFGSVCELDIIFNFEKAYFILDEFLMGGDVQDTSKKSVLKAIEQADLLQEVRARDSEEEEEEEDYCVRGDSPPLAHPARRRQVGPPPCGVWPPSRPAV; encoded by the exons ATG ATGCGATTCATGCTACTGTTCAGCCGGCAGGGAAAACTTCGGCTACAAAAATGGTACCTGGCCACCTCagacaaggagaggaagaaaatggtCCGAGAGCTCATGCAGGTCGTTCTGGCTCGAAAGCCCAAAATGTGCAGCTTCCTGGAGTGGAGGGACCTCAAAGTTGTCTATAAGAG ATATGCCAGTCTCTATTTCTGCTGCGCCATCGAAGGCCAAGACAATGAGCTGATCACCCTGGAGCTGATCCACCGATACGTAGAGCTCTTGGACAAGTACTTCGGCAGC gTATGCGAGTTGGACATCATCTTCAACTTTGAGAAAGCGTACTTCATCCTGGATGAGTTTCTGATGGGCGGGGACGTCCAGGACACATCCAAGAAGAGTGTCCTCAAGGCTATCGAGCAGGCTGACCTGCTGCAGGAGGTACGAGCCAGggacagtgaggaggaggaggaggaggaggactactGTGTCCGAGGGGATTCCCCACCCCTCGCACATCCTGCCCGGCGACGACAAGTGGGCCCCCCTCCCTGTGGCGTCTGGCCCCCATCACGCCCTGCTGTCTAA
- the Vgf gene encoding neurosecretory protein VGF isoform X1, whose amino-acid sequence MTLGRGRQEALGTQNEDCERSLTICTTPEIATSFLFSAKRFSSVSGSPLVMKTFTLPASVLFCFLLLIRGLGAAPPGRSDVYPPPLGSEHNGQVAEDAVSRPKDDSVPEVRAARNSEPQDQGELFQGVDPRALAAVLLQALDRPASPPAVPAGSQQGTPEEAAEALLTESVRSQTHSLPASEIQASAVAPPRPQTQDNDPEADDRSEELEALASLLQELRDFSPSNAKRQQETAAAETETRTHTLTRVNLESPGPERVWRASWGEFQARVPERAPLPPSVPSQFQARMSENVPLPETHQFGEGVSSPKTHLGETLTPLSKAYQSLSAPFPKVRRLEGSFLGGSEAGERLLQQGLAQVEAGRRQAEATRQAAAQEERLADLASDLLLQYLLQGGARQRDLGGRGLQETQQERENEREEEAEQERRGGGEDEVGEEDEEAAEAEAEAEEAERARQNALLFAEEEDGEAGAEDKRSQEEAPGHRRKDAEGTEEGGEEDDDDEEMDPQTIDSLIELSTKLHLPADDVVSIIEEVEEKRKRKKNAPPEPVPPPRAAPAPTHVRSPQPPPPAPARDELPDWNEVLPPWDREEDEVFPPGPYHPFPNYIRPRTLQPPASSRRRHFHHALPPARHHPDLEAQARRAQEEADAEERRLQEQEELENYIEHVLLHRP is encoded by the exons ATGACTTTGGGAAGGGGGCGACAGGAGGCACTGGGTACCCAGAACGAGGATTGCGAGCGTTCTCTGACCATTTGCACGACCCCAGAGATTGCCACATCTTTCTTGTTCTCTGCTAAACGTTTCTCTTCGG tCTCTGGCAGCCCGTTGGTCATGAAAACCTTCACGTTGCCAGCATCCgtcctcttctgcttccttctaCTCATCCGGGGGTTGGGAGCAGCACCCCCCGGGCGCTCCGATGTTTATCCTCCTCCCCTCGGCTCTGAGCATAATGGGCAGGTAGCTGAGGACGCAGTGTCCCGGCCAAAGGATGACAGCGTCCCAGAGGTCCGAGCGGCTCGGAATTCCGAGCCTCAGGACCAGGGAGAGCTCTTCCAGGGCGTGGATCCCCGGGCGCTGGCCGCGGTACTGTTGCAGGCACTGGACCGTCCGGCCTCGCCCCCGGCTGTCCCGGCAGGTTCCCAGCAGGGAACACccgaagaagcagcagaagctcTGCTGACCGAGTCCGTGCGCAGTCAGACCCATAGCCTCCCGGCATCAGAAATCCAAGCGTCCGCTGTGGCGCCCCCTCGCCCTCAGACTCAGGACAACGATCCCGAGGCAGACGACCGCTCAGAAGAGCTGGAGGCACTAGCATCCTTGCTCCAAGAACTTCGAGATTTCAGTCCGAGTAATGCTAAGCGCCAGCAAGAGACGGCGGCAGCAGAGACTGAAACCCGCACGCACACGCTGACCCGAGTCAATCTGGAGAGCCCCGGGCCAGAGCGCGTATGGCGCGCTTCCTGGGGAGAGTTCCAGGCGCGCGTCCCGGAGCGTGCTCCTCTGCCGCCCTCGGTCCCTTCTCAATTCCAGGCTCGAATGTCCGAAAACGTTCCCCTTCCCGAAACCCATCAGTTCGGGGAAGGAGTGTCCTCCCCTAAAACACATCTTGGTGAGACTTTGACACCCTTATCCAAGGCGTACCAAAGTCTAAGTGCCCCCTTCCCCAAGGTGCGTCGGCTCGAGGGCTCATTCCTGGGCGGTTCCGAGGCAGGAGAGCGCCTGCTTCAACAAGGGTTAGCTCaggtagaggcagggaggaggcaggCGGAGGCCACCCGGCAGGCCGCAGCGCAAGAAGAGCGGCTGGCCGATCTCGCCTCCGACCTGCTGCTCCAGTATTTGCTGCAGGGCGGCGCCCGGCAGCGCGATCTCGGGGGTCGCGGGCTGCAGGAGACGCAGCAAGAGCGGGAGAacgagagggaggaggaggcggagCAGGAGAGACGCGGTGGTGGGGAGGACGAGGTgggggaagaggatgaggaggcggcagaggcggaggcggaggcagaggagGCGGAGAGGGCGCGGCAGAACGCGCTCCTGTTCGCCGAGGAGGAGGACGGGGAAGCCGGAGCCGAGGACAAGCGCTCCCAGGAGGAGGCGCCAGGCCATCGGCGGAAGGATGCTGAGGGGACAGAGGAGGGCGGGGAGGAGGATGACGACGACGAAGAGATGGATCCGCAGACGATCGATAGTCTCATTGAACTGTCCACCAAACTCCACCTGCCAGCAGACGATGTGGTCAGCATCATCGAAGAGGTGGAGGAGAAACGGAAGCGGAAGAAGAACGCCCCTCCCGAGCCGGTGCCGCCCCCCAGGGCTGCCCCAGCCCCGACCCATGTCCGCTCCCCGCAGCCCCCACCTCCCGCCCCGGCCCGGGATGAGTTGCCGGACTGGAACGAAGTACTCCCACCCTGGGATCGGGAGGAGGATGAGGTGTTTCCCCCGGGGCCCTATCACCCCTTCCCAAACTACATTCGGCCGCGGACACTGCAGCCGCCCGCATCCTCCCGCCGCCGTCACTTCCATCACGCGTTGCCACCTGCGCGCCACCATCCCGATCTGGAGGCCCAGGCCAGGCGCGCGCAGGAGGAAGCGGACGCGGAGGAGCGCCGgctgcaggagcaggaggagctggagaaTTACATTGAGCACGTGCTGCTGCACCGCCCGTGA
- the Vgf gene encoding neurosecretory protein VGF precursor: MKTFTLPASVLFCFLLLIRGLGAAPPGRSDVYPPPLGSEHNGQVAEDAVSRPKDDSVPEVRAARNSEPQDQGELFQGVDPRALAAVLLQALDRPASPPAVPAGSQQGTPEEAAEALLTESVRSQTHSLPASEIQASAVAPPRPQTQDNDPEADDRSEELEALASLLQELRDFSPSNAKRQQETAAAETETRTHTLTRVNLESPGPERVWRASWGEFQARVPERAPLPPSVPSQFQARMSENVPLPETHQFGEGVSSPKTHLGETLTPLSKAYQSLSAPFPKVRRLEGSFLGGSEAGERLLQQGLAQVEAGRRQAEATRQAAAQEERLADLASDLLLQYLLQGGARQRDLGGRGLQETQQERENEREEEAEQERRGGGEDEVGEEDEEAAEAEAEAEEAERARQNALLFAEEEDGEAGAEDKRSQEEAPGHRRKDAEGTEEGGEEDDDDEEMDPQTIDSLIELSTKLHLPADDVVSIIEEVEEKRKRKKNAPPEPVPPPRAAPAPTHVRSPQPPPPAPARDELPDWNEVLPPWDREEDEVFPPGPYHPFPNYIRPRTLQPPASSRRRHFHHALPPARHHPDLEAQARRAQEEADAEERRLQEQEELENYIEHVLLHRP; the protein is encoded by the coding sequence ATGAAAACCTTCACGTTGCCAGCATCCgtcctcttctgcttccttctaCTCATCCGGGGGTTGGGAGCAGCACCCCCCGGGCGCTCCGATGTTTATCCTCCTCCCCTCGGCTCTGAGCATAATGGGCAGGTAGCTGAGGACGCAGTGTCCCGGCCAAAGGATGACAGCGTCCCAGAGGTCCGAGCGGCTCGGAATTCCGAGCCTCAGGACCAGGGAGAGCTCTTCCAGGGCGTGGATCCCCGGGCGCTGGCCGCGGTACTGTTGCAGGCACTGGACCGTCCGGCCTCGCCCCCGGCTGTCCCGGCAGGTTCCCAGCAGGGAACACccgaagaagcagcagaagctcTGCTGACCGAGTCCGTGCGCAGTCAGACCCATAGCCTCCCGGCATCAGAAATCCAAGCGTCCGCTGTGGCGCCCCCTCGCCCTCAGACTCAGGACAACGATCCCGAGGCAGACGACCGCTCAGAAGAGCTGGAGGCACTAGCATCCTTGCTCCAAGAACTTCGAGATTTCAGTCCGAGTAATGCTAAGCGCCAGCAAGAGACGGCGGCAGCAGAGACTGAAACCCGCACGCACACGCTGACCCGAGTCAATCTGGAGAGCCCCGGGCCAGAGCGCGTATGGCGCGCTTCCTGGGGAGAGTTCCAGGCGCGCGTCCCGGAGCGTGCTCCTCTGCCGCCCTCGGTCCCTTCTCAATTCCAGGCTCGAATGTCCGAAAACGTTCCCCTTCCCGAAACCCATCAGTTCGGGGAAGGAGTGTCCTCCCCTAAAACACATCTTGGTGAGACTTTGACACCCTTATCCAAGGCGTACCAAAGTCTAAGTGCCCCCTTCCCCAAGGTGCGTCGGCTCGAGGGCTCATTCCTGGGCGGTTCCGAGGCAGGAGAGCGCCTGCTTCAACAAGGGTTAGCTCaggtagaggcagggaggaggcaggCGGAGGCCACCCGGCAGGCCGCAGCGCAAGAAGAGCGGCTGGCCGATCTCGCCTCCGACCTGCTGCTCCAGTATTTGCTGCAGGGCGGCGCCCGGCAGCGCGATCTCGGGGGTCGCGGGCTGCAGGAGACGCAGCAAGAGCGGGAGAacgagagggaggaggaggcggagCAGGAGAGACGCGGTGGTGGGGAGGACGAGGTgggggaagaggatgaggaggcggcagaggcggaggcggaggcagaggagGCGGAGAGGGCGCGGCAGAACGCGCTCCTGTTCGCCGAGGAGGAGGACGGGGAAGCCGGAGCCGAGGACAAGCGCTCCCAGGAGGAGGCGCCAGGCCATCGGCGGAAGGATGCTGAGGGGACAGAGGAGGGCGGGGAGGAGGATGACGACGACGAAGAGATGGATCCGCAGACGATCGATAGTCTCATTGAACTGTCCACCAAACTCCACCTGCCAGCAGACGATGTGGTCAGCATCATCGAAGAGGTGGAGGAGAAACGGAAGCGGAAGAAGAACGCCCCTCCCGAGCCGGTGCCGCCCCCCAGGGCTGCCCCAGCCCCGACCCATGTCCGCTCCCCGCAGCCCCCACCTCCCGCCCCGGCCCGGGATGAGTTGCCGGACTGGAACGAAGTACTCCCACCCTGGGATCGGGAGGAGGATGAGGTGTTTCCCCCGGGGCCCTATCACCCCTTCCCAAACTACATTCGGCCGCGGACACTGCAGCCGCCCGCATCCTCCCGCCGCCGTCACTTCCATCACGCGTTGCCACCTGCGCGCCACCATCCCGATCTGGAGGCCCAGGCCAGGCGCGCGCAGGAGGAAGCGGACGCGGAGGAGCGCCGgctgcaggagcaggaggagctggagaaTTACATTGAGCACGTGCTGCTGCACCGCCCGTGA